A single genomic interval of Rosistilla ulvae harbors:
- a CDS encoding Gfo/Idh/MocA family protein, which yields MNGKVNGAMIGLGFGAEFLPIYAAHPQANIGAICRRNAAELEKTGNQFRIEKRYTDYDAVLADPEIDFVHINSPIPDHAWMTLKALDAGKHVMCTVPMATTIEDCQKIVEKVKATGLKYMMAETVVYSREYLFIKEMFTKGELGKIQHLAASHPQDMDGWPSYWEQMIPMHYATHAVSPCLGLVDGLAEYVSCFGSGTVRDDIAEKSGNKFAVESCHIKVKDSDLTAHIWRFLYDVARQYRESFDVYGTKKSFEWTLVENEPHVLHTAKKPEPEIAEKVEVPDYAHLLPAEIQKFTQPAEIHDSEHLSFIQGGGHGGSHPHLVHEFVSALKEDRDPMPNAVTSANWTCVGICAHQSALRGGEIVRLPEFTLG from the coding sequence ATGAACGGAAAAGTAAACGGGGCGATGATTGGGCTGGGGTTTGGAGCTGAGTTTTTGCCGATCTATGCGGCGCATCCTCAGGCGAACATCGGGGCGATCTGCCGCCGCAACGCCGCCGAACTGGAGAAGACTGGGAATCAGTTTAGGATCGAAAAGCGATACACCGACTACGACGCGGTCCTCGCCGATCCCGAGATCGATTTTGTCCACATCAACAGCCCGATCCCCGATCACGCCTGGATGACGCTCAAGGCTTTGGATGCGGGCAAGCATGTGATGTGCACCGTTCCGATGGCGACGACGATCGAGGATTGCCAGAAGATCGTCGAGAAGGTCAAGGCGACGGGGCTCAAATACATGATGGCCGAAACGGTTGTCTACAGCCGCGAGTATCTGTTCATCAAAGAGATGTTCACCAAGGGAGAGTTGGGGAAGATCCAGCACCTGGCCGCTTCGCATCCGCAAGATATGGACGGCTGGCCCAGCTATTGGGAACAGATGATCCCGATGCATTACGCCACGCATGCGGTCAGCCCCTGTCTGGGCTTGGTCGATGGATTGGCGGAATACGTCAGCTGTTTCGGTTCGGGAACGGTCCGCGACGACATCGCGGAGAAATCGGGGAACAAGTTTGCCGTCGAAAGTTGTCACATCAAAGTCAAGGATAGCGATCTGACGGCGCACATCTGGCGATTCCTATACGACGTTGCTCGACAGTACCGCGAGAGTTTCGATGTCTACGGAACGAAGAAGAGTTTTGAGTGGACGCTTGTGGAGAACGAACCGCACGTGCTTCATACCGCCAAGAAACCGGAGCCGGAGATTGCGGAGAAGGTGGAGGTCCCCGATTATGCCCATCTGTTACCCGCCGAGATTCAGAAGTTCACTCAACCGGCGGAGATCCACGATTCCGAACACCTCTCCTTTATCCAAGGTGGCGGTCATGGCGGTTCGCATCCGCACTTGGTGCACGAGTTCGTCTCGGCATTAAAGGAGGATCGCGATCCGATGCCCAACGCGGTGACCAGCGCCAACTGGACCTGTGTCGGAATCTGTGCGCACCAATCGGCGCTTCGCGGCGGTGAGATCGTTCGCCTGCCCGAGTTCACCTTGGGCTAA
- a CDS encoding TIGR03960 family B12-binding radical SAM protein, with the protein MINSQRKQFVESRILHKVSMPSQYLGGERNAIVKDHRTLKGKICLAFPDAYTIGMSHHGLQVLYSLMNRRDDWVAERAFCPWQDMEAQLREHNVPLYSLETFTAVSDFDVFGISLQYEVSSPNVLTMLDLAGIPLHAAERTMADPLVLAGGPCCQNPEPMADFIDMFVTGDGEPALPLICDMWLQLREQARAEGFAEGDAGVRQRADALQKIAAELPFAYVPRFYEPEYKEGRVVALNRTRNDVPETIEPSVIRDLEGIPLPTRPIVPYVECVHDRIAIEIMRGCPWQCRFCQSTVIKRPLRIRSVDTIINAAMESYRNTGFNEISILSLSSSDYPHFEELVKRLHEVFRPLGVNISVPSLRVNETLRTLPALIGSERRGSLTLAPEVARDDMREQIRKKIKNEDLFAGCRNAFENGFDSVKLYFMCGLPGERPVDLDGIVDMAEHIAGIGKEVKGRYVRVTASVSNFVPKSHTPYQWNGMQRREYFQWAHKYLWSRRKIRSINIKCHDIDTSLLEGVLSRGDRRTGKAIELAWQRGARMDGWTEHMDAQRWWDAIADAGIDIDQQVHTQYGLTDKLPWDHVNVKYGRTFLEKEQSRSLTQLEAMADAK; encoded by the coding sequence ATGATCAACAGCCAGCGGAAGCAGTTTGTCGAGAGCCGAATTCTTCACAAAGTCTCGATGCCTTCCCAATACCTCGGCGGCGAACGCAATGCGATCGTCAAGGACCACCGCACTCTCAAGGGAAAGATCTGCCTCGCCTTCCCCGACGCCTACACGATCGGGATGAGCCATCACGGCCTACAGGTCCTCTACTCCCTGATGAACCGCCGCGACGACTGGGTCGCCGAACGGGCGTTTTGCCCCTGGCAGGATATGGAGGCGCAGCTGCGCGAACACAACGTGCCGCTGTACAGTCTGGAAACCTTTACCGCAGTCTCCGATTTCGACGTCTTTGGGATCTCGTTGCAATACGAGGTCAGCAGCCCCAACGTCCTGACGATGCTCGATCTGGCCGGCATCCCGCTGCACGCCGCCGAGCGCACGATGGCCGATCCGTTGGTCCTCGCCGGCGGCCCCTGCTGCCAGAACCCCGAACCGATGGCCGATTTCATCGACATGTTTGTCACCGGCGACGGCGAACCGGCGCTGCCGCTGATCTGCGACATGTGGCTGCAACTGCGTGAACAAGCCCGCGCCGAGGGATTTGCTGAAGGAGACGCCGGCGTGCGGCAACGCGCCGACGCATTGCAAAAGATCGCCGCCGAACTGCCCTTTGCTTATGTGCCTCGGTTCTACGAACCCGAATATAAAGAGGGCCGCGTCGTCGCGCTCAACCGCACGCGGAACGACGTCCCCGAGACGATCGAACCGAGCGTGATCCGCGATCTCGAAGGGATCCCGCTGCCAACCCGCCCGATCGTTCCCTACGTCGAATGCGTCCACGATCGGATCGCGATCGAGATCATGCGCGGCTGCCCCTGGCAGTGCCGGTTCTGTCAGAGCACCGTCATCAAGCGACCGCTGCGAATCCGCAGCGTCGACACGATCATCAACGCCGCGATGGAATCGTATCGCAACACGGGATTCAACGAGATCAGCATCCTGTCGCTGTCGTCGAGCGATTACCCGCACTTCGAAGAGCTAGTCAAACGACTGCACGAAGTCTTCCGGCCGCTGGGCGTGAACATCAGCGTCCCCAGCCTGCGCGTCAACGAGACGTTGCGAACGCTGCCCGCCCTGATCGGATCCGAACGCCGCGGTTCGCTGACCCTCGCCCCCGAAGTCGCTCGCGACGACATGCGGGAACAGATCCGCAAGAAGATCAAAAACGAAGACCTCTTCGCCGGATGTCGCAATGCTTTCGAGAACGGCTTCGACAGCGTCAAACTCTATTTCATGTGCGGCTTGCCGGGCGAGCGGCCTGTCGATCTCGACGGGATCGTCGACATGGCCGAACACATCGCAGGGATCGGCAAAGAAGTCAAAGGCCGCTATGTGCGAGTCACCGCCAGCGTCTCGAACTTTGTCCCCAAGTCGCACACGCCCTATCAATGGAACGGCATGCAGCGACGCGAATATTTCCAATGGGCGCACAAATATCTGTGGAGCCGCCGGAAGATCCGCAGCATCAACATCAAGTGCCACGACATCGACACCAGCCTGCTGGAAGGCGTGCTCAGCCGCGGAGATCGCCGCACCGGCAAAGCGATCGAACTCGCCTGGCAACGCGGCGCGCGAATGGACGGCTGGACCGAACACATGGACGCCCAGCGTTGGTGGGATGCGATCGCCGACGCCGGGATCGACATCGACCAACAGGTCCACACGCAATACGGCCTGACCGATAAGCTCCCCTGGGATCATGTGAACGTCAAATACGGCCGGACGTTCCTCGAGAAGGAGCAGAGTCGCTCGCTGACTCAATTAGAAGCGATGGCCGACGCCAAATAG
- the nirD gene encoding nitrite reductase small subunit NirD: MSDFETVGKVEDFEEGKGQAIPVNGRMVAVFRVGEEFYAIDDLCPHMGASLAEGHVDDEKGVTCPWHAWRFCIKDGTWCDNPKVKTEAFEVRVVDGEVQVLVSDD; the protein is encoded by the coding sequence ATGAGCGACTTTGAGACCGTTGGAAAAGTAGAAGATTTTGAAGAAGGCAAAGGCCAAGCGATTCCGGTCAACGGGCGGATGGTCGCCGTCTTCCGGGTTGGCGAAGAGTTCTACGCGATCGACGACCTCTGTCCCCACATGGGCGCTTCGCTAGCCGAAGGGCACGTCGACGACGAGAAGGGAGTCACATGTCCCTGGCACGCCTGGCGTTTCTGCATCAAAGATGGCACCTGGTGCGACAACCCGAAAGTCAAAACCGAAGCCTTCGAAGTCCGCGTCGTCGACGGCGAAGTCCAAGTCCTCGTCTCCGACGATTGA
- a CDS encoding polysaccharide lyase family 7 protein — MPRLVVMFLALVIPVSLVDADPPAKLLDLSNWKLTLPIDADDSGGADEIISPDLKTFVDPRYFFINEADDGVVFRAHCGGATTKGSKFPRSELREMIERGREDADWSTAGQTLHTMTMRVAITKTPAKKKHVVCAQIHDAQDDLIMIRLEGTKLFIERNALDTVMLDRKYPLGTPFDLKIQAGGGRVKVWYEGELAMDWQVARAGCYFKAGCYTQSNPSKGDAEDSYGEVVIYRLQVREM; from the coding sequence ATGCCCCGACTTGTTGTAATGTTCCTCGCTCTGGTGATCCCCGTTTCGCTGGTGGATGCCGACCCGCCGGCAAAGCTTCTGGATCTATCGAACTGGAAACTGACGCTCCCAATCGACGCCGATGATTCGGGCGGAGCCGACGAGATCATCTCCCCCGATCTGAAGACGTTTGTCGATCCGCGTTATTTCTTCATCAACGAGGCAGACGACGGCGTCGTCTTTCGCGCCCATTGCGGCGGCGCCACGACGAAGGGTTCAAAATTCCCACGCAGCGAACTGAGGGAGATGATCGAACGCGGCCGAGAGGATGCCGACTGGAGCACCGCCGGGCAAACGCTCCATACGATGACGATGCGCGTCGCGATCACGAAGACGCCTGCCAAAAAGAAGCACGTCGTCTGCGCTCAGATCCACGACGCCCAAGACGATCTGATCATGATCCGGCTGGAAGGAACAAAACTGTTCATCGAACGCAATGCGTTGGATACGGTGATGCTCGACCGCAAATACCCATTGGGAACGCCCTTCGATTTGAAGATCCAAGCCGGCGGCGGGCGCGTCAAAGTTTGGTACGAAGGAGAACTGGCGATGGATTGGCAGGTAGCGCGAGCAGGCTGCTACTTCAAAGCCGGCTGCTACACGCAATCGAACCCAAGCAAAGGGGACGCCGAGGATTCGTATGGCGAAGTGGTGATCTATCGGTTGCAGGTTCGAGAGATGTAA
- a CDS encoding outer membrane protein assembly factor BamB family protein yields the protein MSSLRIALSFSLAMLLIASPALARNWTDSTGAYKIEADFVGFDGSIVQLKKADGSISRLPIARLSHRDQVWVRAEMKRQAMPTDEPAASAAEGLASTDWPGWRGPQRDGISREQGLLKEWPSVGPPLLWSSRGLGNGFSSLAIAGDKIYTMGKKGGQVQLVCASRDDGRVIWETPVGDGSDPNCTPTLDVEAGLVYGLSHAGDLLCTSASDGAVVWRKNFPNDFGGRMMSMWGYSESPLIDGDRLICTPGSDRAVMAALDKKTGDVIWQTPMQEGTAGYASPVISHAGGIKQYVNLVGKGLIGIRAADGEPLWHYPRVANTTANVPTPLVDGNFVFCSSGYGDGGSALLELKKQGRTIRYREVYYKDNRTLQNHHGGMILIDGKIYMGHGHNQGFPRCVDLRSGRTVWGEGQRGPGKGSAAIVAADGHLIFRYEDGVVALIEANPGGYQLKGEFKPASVNGKAWAHPVIAGKRLYLRDQDELHCYDIGAGS from the coding sequence ATGTCTTCGCTTCGAATCGCCCTCTCTTTCAGTCTGGCAATGCTGCTGATCGCCTCGCCTGCTCTGGCTCGCAACTGGACCGATAGCACGGGAGCTTACAAGATCGAAGCTGATTTTGTTGGCTTCGACGGCTCGATCGTGCAACTGAAAAAGGCTGATGGTTCGATCTCGCGACTGCCGATCGCCCGATTGAGCCACCGCGATCAGGTGTGGGTTCGGGCGGAGATGAAACGGCAGGCCATGCCGACCGATGAACCGGCGGCTTCGGCAGCGGAGGGACTGGCGTCGACCGATTGGCCCGGCTGGCGCGGTCCGCAGCGCGATGGGATCTCGCGCGAACAGGGACTGCTGAAAGAATGGCCCAGCGTCGGACCGCCTCTTCTTTGGTCGTCGCGTGGACTCGGCAACGGGTTTTCCTCTTTGGCGATCGCCGGCGACAAGATCTACACGATGGGGAAAAAAGGTGGCCAGGTTCAACTGGTCTGTGCTAGCCGCGACGACGGGAGGGTGATCTGGGAAACGCCGGTCGGCGACGGCAGCGATCCCAATTGCACGCCGACGTTGGATGTTGAAGCCGGTCTGGTCTACGGACTCTCGCATGCAGGAGACTTGTTGTGCACGTCGGCCAGCGACGGCGCGGTCGTTTGGCGAAAGAACTTCCCCAATGACTTCGGCGGACGGATGATGTCGATGTGGGGCTACAGCGAATCCCCGTTGATCGATGGCGATCGGCTGATCTGCACTCCCGGCAGCGATCGGGCGGTGATGGCAGCTCTCGATAAAAAGACAGGGGATGTGATCTGGCAGACGCCGATGCAAGAGGGAACGGCGGGGTACGCGTCGCCGGTGATCAGCCACGCCGGCGGGATCAAACAATATGTGAATCTGGTCGGCAAGGGATTGATCGGCATCCGCGCCGCCGATGGCGAGCCGTTGTGGCATTACCCTCGCGTTGCGAACACCACAGCCAATGTGCCGACACCACTTGTCGACGGGAATTTTGTCTTCTGTTCCAGCGGGTATGGCGACGGCGGCAGCGCGCTGTTGGAACTGAAGAAGCAGGGGCGGACGATCCGGTATCGCGAGGTCTATTATAAGGACAACCGCACGCTGCAGAATCATCACGGCGGGATGATCTTGATCGACGGCAAGATCTACATGGGGCATGGCCACAACCAGGGCTTTCCCCGCTGTGTCGATCTGCGCAGCGGACGGACGGTCTGGGGCGAGGGGCAACGCGGGCCGGGCAAAGGTTCGGCGGCGATCGTAGCGGCCGACGGGCATCTGATCTTTCGCTACGAAGATGGCGTCGTGGCATTGATCGAAGCGAATCCCGGCGGCTACCAATTAAAGGGAGAGTTCAAGCCGGCGTCGGTCAACGGCAAAGCTTGGGCGCATCCGGTGATCGCGGGCAAACGGTTGTATCTGCGCGATCAAGACGAACTCCACTGTTACGACATCGGTGCGGGATCATGA
- a CDS encoding thiamine phosphate synthase produces the protein MDGKESTPSGVWRILDASLNRASEGLRTIEEYARFVLGDPQLSEQLKQLRHQTATAAEGMPRLQLLAARDTPGDVGTAIETPTETERVDALAVAIAAAARVQQSLRCLEEYGKIVDSGIGRAFEACRYRSYTLFATLEQLSQRRDRLADCQLYVLVDGGDSIEAMTVTIAELAEAGADLIQLRDKRLNDRELYEHAAAAAATLRPSRCLFIVNDRPDIAAAVHADGVHVGQDELPATVVRQIIGPERLLGVSTHCVAQVEQAVSDGADYIGCGPTFPSGTKSFEAFPGTDFLRDAAATTTLPAFAIGGIGAENLAYVIEAGFSRVAVAGAITRSESPAAMVTELKQRLLRQDESTNR, from the coding sequence ATGGATGGAAAGGAATCGACGCCCAGCGGCGTCTGGCGGATCTTGGACGCGTCGTTGAATCGGGCCAGCGAAGGGCTGCGGACGATCGAGGAGTACGCGCGGTTTGTGCTCGGCGATCCGCAGTTGTCTGAACAGTTGAAACAGCTGCGCCATCAGACAGCTACCGCGGCGGAGGGCATGCCGCGCTTGCAGCTGTTGGCCGCTCGCGACACGCCCGGCGATGTCGGCACCGCGATCGAAACGCCTACCGAAACCGAGCGCGTCGACGCGTTAGCGGTGGCGATCGCCGCTGCGGCTCGCGTTCAACAATCGCTGCGTTGCCTGGAGGAGTACGGCAAGATTGTCGACAGCGGGATCGGCCGCGCGTTCGAAGCCTGCCGCTACCGCTCGTACACGCTGTTTGCGACGCTGGAACAATTGAGTCAACGGCGCGATCGGTTGGCCGACTGCCAGTTGTATGTGCTGGTCGACGGCGGCGATTCGATCGAAGCGATGACCGTCACGATCGCAGAGCTTGCGGAGGCGGGAGCGGATTTGATCCAGTTGCGCGATAAGCGATTGAACGATCGCGAACTATATGAACACGCCGCGGCGGCAGCGGCGACGCTGAGGCCCAGCCGCTGTCTGTTCATCGTCAACGATCGCCCCGACATCGCGGCGGCGGTGCATGCCGACGGCGTGCACGTTGGCCAAGACGAACTGCCAGCCACGGTTGTTCGTCAGATCATCGGTCCGGAAAGATTGTTGGGCGTGTCGACGCACTGCGTGGCTCAGGTCGAGCAAGCGGTTTCCGACGGAGCGGACTACATAGGTTGCGGACCGACGTTCCCGTCGGGGACGAAGTCGTTCGAAGCGTTTCCGGGAACCGATTTCTTGCGCGATGCGGCGGCAACGACTACGCTGCCCGCGTTTGCGATCGGCGGGATCGGGGCGGAGAACCTGGCATACGTGATCGAAGCGGGATTTTCACGCGTCGCCGTGGCGGGAGCGATCACGCGGAGCGAGTCGCCGGCGGCGATGGTGACGGAACTGAAACAACGGCTGCTGCGGCAGGATGAATCAACGAACAGGTGA
- the cyaB gene encoding class IV adenylate cyclase encodes MSQYEVELKFPVANLAALRRQLIDRGARPLGIQQHRDTYYNHPCRDFAETHEALRIRRVDDQPMITYKGAKLDSPVKTRIELEWALGAGDVDGSNTEAMLVHLGFRRVAEVAKQRESFAVQPEAPSSELTVTLDDVQRVGTYAEIECIAEADGIGRAQEYVQAFAESLGLQNPEKRSYLRMLLQADG; translated from the coding sequence ATGTCCCAATACGAAGTCGAACTGAAATTTCCGGTCGCCAATCTGGCGGCGCTTCGCAGGCAATTGATCGATCGCGGCGCGCGGCCGCTGGGGATCCAGCAGCATCGCGATACATATTACAACCATCCCTGCCGCGATTTTGCCGAGACGCACGAGGCGCTGCGGATCCGCCGCGTCGATGATCAGCCGATGATCACCTACAAAGGGGCCAAGCTGGATAGTCCGGTGAAGACCCGGATCGAGCTGGAGTGGGCGTTGGGAGCTGGCGACGTCGACGGATCGAACACCGAAGCGATGTTGGTTCATCTGGGATTCCGCCGCGTGGCCGAGGTCGCCAAGCAGCGAGAGTCGTTTGCGGTTCAGCCGGAGGCGCCGTCGAGCGAGTTGACGGTGACGTTGGACGATGTTCAGCGAGTCGGCACGTATGCGGAGATCGAATGCATCGCCGAAGCCGACGGGATCGGGCGGGCCCAAGAATATGTGCAAGCGTTTGCCGAATCGTTGGGGTTGCAGAATCCCGAAAAACGAAGCTATCTGCGGATGCTGCTGCAGGCCGATGGCTAG
- a CDS encoding MFS transporter, translating to MPPPRCDLPRRCISVLTAQESVISELIESSPASNDDADVPDREPPVEDRVPAAASKNFIVLMLYQVVLRVGWIFKTESVIMPAVLDFLGGSGMLRGLLPPINRVCQSLPALMLAGQMQMAPRKKIWLCVCTVLMAICFALLAVGFYLLDAHPVTLQVFFIAIYAIFFVATGMTQVLFHTLQGKLIPVGDRGRLLLVTNVVGVTAAVGAVWICMPAWVTAEGVEFHWLFATSSIAFFVAAAIAWCVDEPAVISEAPEAVQGIRARYAEAVLPFRDDPNFRRLAIAAALFGSTIMLFPHYQSLGRGGLLGGDFRSLMLWLIVQNLGTAAFSMVVGPLADRRGNRIALRLGLIGVTAAPLLAIGLVWTEIAWAFPIVFVLVGLTPVLLRLFMNYTLEVAPTDKHPSYLAAISVATGLPVLCSPVVGMMIDRVGFSPVFVAISLCGVAAWWISGRLEEPRCSGLHGER from the coding sequence GTGCCGCCGCCGCGTTGCGATCTGCCGCGACGCTGCATTTCAGTTCTCACAGCCCAGGAATCGGTCATCTCCGAGCTCATCGAAAGCTCTCCCGCCAGCAACGACGACGCGGACGTTCCCGATCGGGAACCGCCCGTCGAGGATCGCGTGCCCGCCGCGGCGTCGAAGAACTTCATCGTATTGATGCTGTATCAGGTGGTCTTGCGAGTCGGTTGGATCTTCAAGACCGAGAGCGTGATCATGCCGGCGGTGTTGGACTTTTTGGGAGGCAGCGGGATGCTGCGCGGCTTGCTGCCGCCGATCAACCGAGTCTGCCAAAGCTTGCCTGCGCTAATGTTGGCCGGGCAGATGCAGATGGCTCCGCGGAAGAAGATCTGGTTGTGCGTTTGCACGGTGTTGATGGCGATCTGTTTTGCGTTGCTAGCGGTCGGGTTCTACTTGCTGGATGCGCATCCCGTCACGCTGCAGGTCTTTTTCATCGCCATCTACGCGATCTTCTTTGTCGCGACGGGGATGACGCAGGTGCTGTTTCATACGCTGCAGGGCAAGTTGATTCCGGTGGGAGATCGTGGTCGTTTGCTGTTGGTGACAAATGTCGTTGGCGTGACGGCGGCGGTCGGGGCTGTTTGGATCTGCATGCCAGCTTGGGTAACGGCTGAAGGAGTCGAATTCCATTGGTTGTTTGCCACATCGTCGATTGCGTTTTTTGTCGCCGCGGCGATCGCTTGGTGCGTCGACGAACCGGCGGTGATCAGCGAAGCGCCCGAAGCGGTTCAGGGAATACGGGCGCGGTATGCGGAAGCTGTCTTGCCGTTTCGCGACGACCCCAATTTTCGACGGCTCGCAATCGCAGCGGCTCTGTTTGGTTCGACGATCATGTTGTTCCCGCACTACCAATCGCTTGGCCGCGGCGGATTGCTGGGGGGCGATTTTCGCAGCCTGATGTTGTGGTTGATCGTGCAGAATCTGGGGACCGCCGCGTTCAGTATGGTCGTCGGGCCGTTAGCCGATCGACGCGGCAATCGGATCGCGCTGCGATTGGGATTGATCGGTGTGACCGCGGCGCCGTTGTTGGCGATCGGGTTGGTCTGGACCGAGATCGCGTGGGCGTTTCCGATCGTGTTTGTGTTGGTTGGGCTGACGCCGGTGTTGTTGCGATTGTTTATGAATTACACCTTGGAAGTCGCCCCGACCGACAAGCATCCGTCGTATCTGGCGGCGATCAGCGTCGCCACGGGACTGCCGGTGCTCTGTTCTCCGGTTGTTGGAATGATGATCGATCGGGTAGGTTTTTCGCCGGTATTTGTGGCGATTTCGCTGTGTGGCGTCGCAGCGTGGTGGATTTCGGGGCGGCTGGAAGAGCCACGTTGTTCGGGGCTCCATGGGGAGCGATGA
- a CDS encoding metalloprotease, with product MLAEPGRTAYDVNFGLLGFPVRISIGFWIMALIFGYDLVSQLSQLFPGSRGPLLLLWIFSVFVSILIHELGHALAMRICGLHSSIVLYHFGGLAIPQNTFGAGFSKKKNSKVEKIFISAAGPLAQLSLAAFVIGLAKARGFEILLLPEFLATVPSLAGGEPIDSPGMFGLVNFLVWPSVMWALLNLIPVYPLDGGQIAKEIIELFGGTAYHALVLSMGCAMLMALWGFMSGRLFMTLLFASLAYSNYEMLGGGGFRRRY from the coding sequence ATGTTAGCCGAGCCGGGACGGACAGCTTACGACGTGAACTTTGGACTGCTTGGGTTTCCCGTTCGGATCTCGATCGGGTTCTGGATCATGGCGCTCATTTTCGGTTACGACCTCGTCTCGCAATTGTCGCAATTGTTTCCGGGCAGCCGGGGTCCATTGTTGCTGTTGTGGATCTTTTCGGTCTTCGTATCGATCTTGATTCACGAGCTCGGACACGCCTTGGCGATGCGAATATGTGGGCTGCATTCGTCGATCGTGCTGTATCATTTTGGTGGGTTAGCGATCCCGCAAAACACGTTTGGCGCGGGGTTTTCCAAAAAAAAGAACTCTAAAGTTGAAAAAATTTTCATCTCCGCCGCTGGCCCGCTGGCCCAATTGTCGCTGGCTGCGTTCGTGATCGGACTGGCGAAAGCTCGCGGGTTTGAAATTCTGTTGTTGCCCGAGTTTCTGGCGACGGTGCCGAGCTTGGCAGGGGGAGAACCCATCGATTCCCCTGGTATGTTTGGCTTGGTGAATTTTTTGGTCTGGCCCAGCGTGATGTGGGCACTGTTGAACTTGATTCCGGTTTATCCACTTGATGGGGGGCAGATTGCCAAGGAAATCATTGAGCTTTTTGGCGGCACTGCCTATCACGCCTTGGTTTTGTCGATGGGTTGCGCGATGTTGATGGCCCTGTGGGGCTTCATGTCGGGGCGATTGTTCATGACCCTGTTGTTTGCGTCGTTAGCGTACAGTAATTACGAAATGTTAGGTGGCGGCGGTTTCCGAAGGCGATATTGA
- a CDS encoding ammonium transporter yields the protein MLQVGRIPGWSIAIIAIGLLGVSLSLTSVAFAQDAEPATTEATEAAGVSDAPPVEEEVVVEEEVEAGSEVGYALDNAILFLCAVLVLFMQAGFAMVEVGLNAAKNTINILYKNVMDLSVGALLFFVIGFGLMYPGSYKEDPNPYFDFGGVGIYAASEGQTFSPDVDWFFQAVFAATAATIVSGAVAGRMQFKAYLIYSAILTGIIYPISGYWKWGGGWLTQFDGGLAFQDFAGSAVVHACGGFAGLAGAIILGPRLGRFASDGKSVPMPGHNIAFAALGVFILWVGWYGFNPGSQLAFQSAADIDATTFIAVNTTLSAAAGVVTATIVSWIMFGKPDLSMSLNGALGGLVGITACCDCFTNMWAIVIGAVSGVIVVAAIVALDKLKIDDPVGAFPVHGACGVWGCMAIGFLPNTHLDGGSTSFMVQLIGTASICAWAFVTMMVLFLILKAVGVLRCSAEEETAGLDISEHGMHAYPADSLAPAAG from the coding sequence ATGTTACAGGTTGGAAGAATTCCAGGATGGTCGATTGCGATCATCGCTATTGGGTTGTTGGGGGTGAGTCTGTCACTTACGTCGGTTGCATTTGCGCAGGATGCGGAACCGGCGACCACGGAAGCCACTGAGGCTGCCGGCGTAAGTGACGCTCCGCCCGTCGAAGAAGAGGTAGTGGTTGAAGAAGAAGTCGAAGCGGGTTCGGAAGTTGGTTACGCGTTGGACAACGCGATCTTGTTCTTGTGTGCTGTTTTAGTTTTGTTCATGCAGGCTGGCTTCGCGATGGTCGAAGTTGGTTTGAACGCAGCCAAGAACACGATCAACATCCTTTACAAGAACGTGATGGACCTTTCGGTCGGTGCGTTGTTGTTCTTTGTGATCGGGTTCGGATTGATGTATCCGGGCAGCTACAAAGAAGATCCCAACCCTTATTTCGACTTTGGTGGCGTGGGGATCTACGCTGCTAGCGAAGGGCAGACCTTCAGCCCCGATGTCGATTGGTTCTTCCAAGCCGTCTTTGCTGCGACCGCTGCGACGATCGTTTCGGGTGCTGTCGCCGGCCGGATGCAATTCAAGGCTTATTTGATCTACAGTGCGATCCTGACCGGGATCATCTATCCAATCAGCGGCTACTGGAAATGGGGCGGCGGATGGTTGACCCAATTCGATGGCGGATTGGCTTTCCAAGACTTCGCCGGATCGGCAGTTGTCCACGCTTGTGGCGGTTTCGCTGGCTTGGCCGGTGCGATCATCCTGGGCCCACGCCTTGGACGTTTCGCGAGCGACGGAAAATCGGTTCCAATGCCTGGTCACAACATCGCTTTTGCAGCCCTGGGTGTCTTCATCCTGTGGGTTGGATGGTACGGATTTAACCCTGGCAGCCAATTGGCATTCCAATCGGCAGCCGACATCGACGCGACCACTTTCATCGCCGTCAACACAACGCTTTCGGCAGCCGCTGGTGTTGTCACCGCGACGATCGTCAGCTGGATCATGTTCGGCAAGCCCGATCTTTCGATGAGCCTCAACGGTGCGTTGGGTGGCTTGGTCGGCATCACCGCTTGCTGCGATTGCTTTACCAACATGTGGGCGATCGTTATCGGTGCCGTTTCGGGTGTGATTGTTGTCGCCGCGATCGTCGCTTTGGACAAATTGAAGATCGACGATCCCGTCGGTGCCTTCCCCGTGCACGGTGCTTGTGGAGTCTGGGGCTGCATGGCCATCGGATTCCTGCCAAACACTCACTTGGACGGTGGATCGACAAGCTTCATGGTGCAGTTGATCGGAACCGCTTCGATCTGTGCTTGGGCCTTTGTCACGATGATGGTCCTGTTCCTGATCCTCAAAGCTGTTGGTGTTCTGCGTTGCTCGGCTGAAGAAGAGACCGCTGGCTTGGATATCTCCGAGCACGGTATGCACGCTTACCCAGCAGACAGCTTGGCTCCAGCAGCCGGCTGA